One genomic region from Anopheles merus strain MAF unplaced genomic scaffold, AmerM5.1 LNR4000463, whole genome shotgun sequence encodes:
- the LOC121602473 gene encoding LOW QUALITY PROTEIN: 40S ribosomal protein S20-like (The sequence of the model RefSeq protein was modified relative to this genomic sequence to represent the inferred CDS: deleted 1 base in 1 codon): MAAVATKDIEKPVVETATVHRIRITLTSRNVRSLEKVCADLIAGAKKQKLRVKGPVRMPTKILRITTRKTPCGEGSKTWDRFQMRIHKRIIDLHSPSEIVKQITSINMEPGVEVEVTIADP, translated from the exons ATG GCTGCCGTAGCTACCAAGGACATTGAGAAGCCGGTCGTTGAGACCGCGACCGTGCACCGCATCCGTATCACGCTGACCTCC CGGAATGTTCGCAGTCTGGAGAAGGTGTGTGCCGATCTGATTGCCGGAGCCAAGAAGCAGAAACTGCGTGTGAAG GGTCCAGTTCGCATGCCGACCAAGATCCTTCGCATCACCACCCGTAAGACTCCTTGCGGTGAGGGTTCCAAGACGTGGGATCGTTTCCAG ATGCGCATCCACAAGCGTATCATCGATCTGCACTCACCATCGGAAATCGTGAAACAAATCACCTCGATTAACATGGAACCTGGTGTAGAGGTTGAGGTGACGATTGCCGACCCATAA
- the LOC121602469 gene encoding protein CWC15 homolog, which translates to MTTAARPTFDPARGGSGRGEKDLSALSKQYSSRDLPGHTKLKYRDQGQSTSEELRNRDFREELEKRERDSKQGSKGSAVPTARRALEQGPGSAGSGSTKRQKLEAPQNLDADDPVDSENSDTDSDEDDTAALLAELNKIKQERAAETAKKERTKQQEEERIRMENILSGNPLLSYSATAKAEMKVKRRWDDDVVFKNCARSEPEKKANQFVNDSLRSDFHKKFMDKYIK; encoded by the coding sequence ATGACGACCGCTGCACGTCCAACGTTCGATCCCGCCCGCGGTGGTAGCGGCCGTGGCGAGAAGGATCTGAGTGCCCTTTCCAAACAGTACAGCAGTCGCGATCTGCCCGGACACACAAAGCTAAAGTACCGTGACCAGGGCCAGAGCACCAGCGAAGAGCTCCGCAATCGTGACTTCCGCGAGGAGCTGGAGAAGCGCGAGCGAGACAGCAAGCAGGGAAGCAAGGGATCGGCCGTCCCGACGGCTCGCCGTGCCCTGGAGCAGGGTCCGGGCAGTGCGGGCAGCGGAAGCACCAAGCGACAGAAACTGGAGGCACCACAAAACCTTGACGCGGACGATCCGGTGGACAGCGAGAACTCGGACACGGACTCGGACGAGGACGATACGGCTGCCCTGTTGGCGGAGCTGAACAAGATCAAGCAGGAACGGGCGGCCGAGACGGCAAAAAAGGAACGCACCAAGCAGCAGGAAGAAGAGCGCATCCGAATGGAGAACATACTGTCGGGAAATCCGCTGCTGAGCTACTCGGCCACTGCCAAGGCGGAGATGAAGGTAAAGCGCCGCTGGGATGACGATGTGGTGTTTAAAAATTGCGCCCGTTCCGAACCGGAGAAGAAGGCAAACCAATTCGTCAACGACTCGCTCCGATcagattttcacaaaaagtttATGGATAAATATATTAAGTAA
- the LOC121602467 gene encoding uncharacterized protein LOC121602467 — MSIIFSSEMKAIYLLSVGLIYFCKTVASLEEPNTTLAPVENYKTNPYCFRFTWMGPKYNKDTPYKNLSCDNILKKAKGIPCFHPLVITNNTNVPDTNYMWEEYKDKPSQIACRLVRGEVCARYSYRYNGAIENITYMCAKLNVDNESSTSTSCFKEDRLGREIEVCVCESAAGRTPCNRSTIVLADGAPVAPMMLLLAVVQLLLIKCLQLR; from the exons ATGTCGATCATTTTCAGTTCGGAAATGAAAGCAATTTATTTGCTGTCggttggtttgatttatttctgCAAAACCGTTGCAAGCCTTG aGGAACCAAACACAACGCTAGCTCCGGTGGAAAATTACAAAACCAATCCGTACTGCTTCCGGTTCACGTGGATGGGCCCGAAGTACAACAAGGACACGCCGTACAAAAACCTCAGCTGCGACAACATCCTGAAGAAGGCGAAAGGTATTCCGTGCTTTCATCCGTTGGTTATAACCA ACAACACCAACGTACCGGACACTAACTACATGTGGGAAGAGTACAAAGACAAACCGTCCCAAATTGCCTGCCGGCTCGTGCGTGGGGAGGTGTGCGCCCGGTACTCCTATCGCTACAATGGTGCAA TCGAAAACATAACCTACATGTGCGCCAAACTCAACGTGGACAATGAGTCGTCTACCTCGACCAGTTGCTTTAAGGAGGATCGGCTGGGACGGGAGATCGAGGTGTGTGTCTGCGAATCGGCTGCCGGTCGTACGCCCTGCAATCGATCGACGATAGTGCTGGCGGATGGTGCACCCGTCGCTCCGATGATGCTACTGCTGGCCGTGGTACAGTTGCTACTAATAAAGTGTTTACAGTTGCGGTAG
- the LOC121602466 gene encoding LOW QUALITY PROTEIN: 39S ribosomal protein L30, mitochondrial-like (The sequence of the model RefSeq protein was modified relative to this genomic sequence to represent the inferred CDS: inserted 1 base in 1 codon): SKPFSSCCRVALTQDAESVPIVVHPAGAAAESAGFGPTLRQTEQKFLYKDGILKDQIYYYPRDNNRELPALDGEPSKLFSVRRMKPIKGLPYWEKRILRGLGLYEKNAVAVVKNIPENNARLWKVKHLVEILPITYRYGXPTEADIERTFLKEDGECVVIRKLEAAEVTNTKLSAAEQLRHAKDRMDGETLRKDSRLKWLNAW; the protein is encoded by the exons AGTAAACCATTCTCAAGCTGCTGCCGGGTGGCTTTAACGCAAGATGCTGAAAGTGTTCCAATCGTCGTCCACCCTGCTGGGGCAGCAGCTGAAAGCGCTGGTTTCGGTCCGACACTACGGCAAACCGAACAAAAGTTCCTCTACAAAGATGGCATCCTGAAGGACCAGATTTATTACTACCCACG GGACAACAACCGTGAACTACCTGCGCTGGATGGAGAACCTTCGAAACTGTTCAGCGTTCGTCGAATGAAACCAATCAAAGGGCTGCCGTACTGGGAAAAGCGGATACTGCGCGGCTTGGGACTGTATGAG AAAAATGCGGTCGCCGTGGTAAAGAACATCCCGGAAAATAATGCCCGTCTGTGGAAGGTGAAGCATTTGGTGGAGATACTTCCGATCACGTACCGGTACG GACCGACGGAGGCCGATATCGAGCGAACGTTCCTGAAGGAGGATGGCGAGTGTGTCGTGATACGCAAGCTAGAGGCAGCGGAGGTGACCAACACGAAACTGTCCGCTGCGGAGCAGCTTCGTCACGCCAAAGATCGTATGGACGGGGAAACGTTACGAAAAGATTCTCGGCTCAAGTGGTTGAATGCGTGGTAA
- the LOC121602468 gene encoding zinc finger protein 558-like — protein sequence MEKKVENESVATIPSTTSTGTVEAMKQVETQAPQQIQSQTLMKENPVGTNDTKEPQRKCLMCLLPFDELGSIETASAEELKRIVDNIYKIAKIEVKPVDGKIEPLCNGCRAKLGYDYDEDAYFDMLSQMYNSEAVSKPATITMHNGIPVHVAVPCDASPDSPLTGPGGHYIDAACGTFVVTELGVEALNADKDELVCAICSKAFNFKSTLRLHIRSHHQTAPRDTIELPKHPRKPRTYECTECNLSFKLKYDFDKHVGTHKKPSMHQCEGCFKLFKHKSYYLMHRNLKRCKAQFSIDLTNPLDPFMMADGQEASVGLDVPLPVAPSTGRRKNGTAKERNGGGAGSLGSVPAFPLQCTPELGTLTDCGIRNAS from the exons ATGGAGAAAAAGGTTGAAAATGAATCTGTTGCAACAATACCAAG CACGACCTCAACGGGGACGGTGGAAGCAATGAAACAGGTGGAAACACAAGCGCCACAACAGATACAGTCACAGACACTGATGAAGGAAAACCCCGTCGGCACAAATGATACCAAAGAACCGCAGAGAAAGTGTCTGATGTGTTTGCTACCCTTCGACGAGCTCGGCTCGATCGAGACAGCATCGGCAGAAGAACTGAAACGGATAGTGGACAACATTTACAAGATTGCCAAAATCGAG GTAAAACCGGTCGATGGAAAGATTGAACCACTGTGCAACGGGTGCCGGGCAAAGCTGGGGTACGATTACGACGAGGACGCCTACTTCGATATGCTAAGCCAGATGTACAACAGCGAGGCAGTGAGCAAACCGGCCACGATCACGATGCACAACGGCATACCGGTCCACGTGGCGGTTCCGTGCGATGCCAGCCCCGACTCGCCCCTGACCGGGCCGGGCGGGCACTACATCGACGCGGCCTGCGGTACGTTCGTCGTGACGGAGCTGGGCGTGGAGGCACTGAACGCGGACAAGGACGAGCTGGTGTGTGCGATCTGCTCGAAAGCGTTCAACTTCAAGTCCACGCTGCGGTTGCACATCCGCAGCCACCATCAGACCGCACCCCGGGACACGATCGAGCTGCCGAAGCATCCGCGCAAACCGCGCACGTACGAGTGCACCGAGTGTAACCTTAGCTTCAAGCTAAAGTACGACTTTGACAAACACGTCGGCACGCACAAGAAGCCGAGCATGCACCAGTGCGAAGGGTGCTTCAAGCTGTTCAAGCACAAATCCTACTATCTGATGCACCGGAACCTGAAACGCTGCAAGGCACAGTTCTCGATCGACCTAACGAACCCGCTCGACCCGTTCATGATGGCGGACGGGCAGGAGGCGAGCGTAGGGCTCGATGTACCATTGCCGGTTGCGCCATCAACCGGTCGGCGAAAGAACGGCACGGCAAAGGAGcgtaatggtggtggtgctggttcGCTCGGTTCGGTTCCTGCATTTCCGTTACAGTGCACCCCGGAATTGGGAACGCTCACTGACTGTGGTATAAGGAATGCCAGCTAA
- the LOC121602474 gene encoding guanine nucleotide-binding protein subunit gamma-1-like, with the protein MDIMASNLQQQRAITEQLRREAAIQRITVSQAVADIVKYVTEHQAEDCLLVGFSSQKVNPFREKSSCSIL; encoded by the coding sequence ATGGATATAATGGCCTCGAatctgcagcagcaacgagcAATCACCGAGCAGCTCCGGCGCGAAGCTGCCATCCAGCGCATCACGGTGTCGCAGGCCGTGGCGGACATCGTGAAGTACGTGACGGAGCACCAGGCCGAGGACTGCCTGCTGGTCGGGTTCTCCAGCCAGAAGGTGAACCCGTTCCGCGAGAAGAGCTCCTGCAGCATTCTGTAA
- the LOC121602471 gene encoding 40S ribosomal protein S7-like encodes MVFGSKVIKAGNGEPDAFETQIGQAILELEMNSDLKPQLRDLYITRAREVEFNNKKAIIIYVPVPKQKAFQKVQTRLVRELEKKFSGKHVVFIAERRILPKPMRGRRDPNKQKRPRSRTLTAVYDAILEDLVFPAEVVGKRIRVKLDGSQLIKVHLDKNQQTTIEHKVDTFASGVQEADWP; translated from the exons ATGGTGTTCGGTTCCAAGGTGATCAAAGCCGGCAACGGCGAACCCGATGCGTTCGAGACGCAGATCGGCCAGGCCATCCTGGAGCTGGAGATGAACTCGGATCTGAAGCCGCAGCTGCGTGATCTGTACATCACCCGCGCGCGCGAGGTTGAGTTCAACAACAAGAAG GCGATCATCATCTACGTGCCGGTGCCGAAACAGAAGGCCTTCCAGAAGGTACAGACCCGTCTGGTGCGCGAGTTGGAGAAGAAGTTCTCCGGCAAGCACGTCGTGTTCATTGCCGAGCGCCGCATTCTGCCCAAACCGATGCGTGGACGCCGCGACCCCAACAAGCAGAAGAGACCGCGTTCCCGAACGCTCACCGCCGTGTACGATGCCATCCTGGAGGATCTGGTATTCCCGGCGGAGGTGGTCGGCAAGCGTATCCGCGTCAAGCTCGACGGATCCCAGCTGATCAAGGTGCACCTGGATAAGAACCAGCAGACCACCATCGAACACAAA GTTGACACTTTCGCGTCGGGTGTACAAGAAGCTGACTGGCCGTGA